In Panacibacter ginsenosidivorans, the following proteins share a genomic window:
- a CDS encoding DMT family transporter yields MDTGIKNKAYFALTATSIIWGTTWVASRIGVEDVPGLQVSYLRQFIAGCLLLVFFFARGEKLPTWQQFRWLFILSIFMFVLANGFSTWSVKYIPSGLASLISALAPICVVLIDLVFFKQFKNTPLTFIGLFIGFAGVAIVFYENAFHEQPEGYALGIIYGFIAMIGWSIGTIFITRNKYNINPYYAMGWQMFLSSFMIFALAKITNQNIPINEVSLKTWGAIAYLIIMGSIFAFAAFIYSIKYLPTAIASLYAYINPIVAMLFGTLILDEPLTINLLLGAIVTLVGVYIVNYSVKKT; encoded by the coding sequence TTGGATACAGGAATTAAAAATAAAGCCTATTTCGCACTAACTGCTACCAGTATCATCTGGGGCACCACATGGGTTGCCAGCAGAATTGGCGTAGAAGATGTGCCGGGTCTACAGGTATCTTATTTAAGGCAGTTCATTGCGGGCTGCCTTTTACTTGTATTCTTTTTTGCACGAGGAGAAAAATTACCAACATGGCAACAGTTTCGTTGGTTATTCATTCTTTCCATTTTCATGTTTGTGCTTGCAAATGGTTTCAGTACATGGAGTGTAAAATATATTCCGAGTGGCTTGGCTTCACTCATTAGTGCGCTTGCGCCAATTTGTGTAGTGCTTATCGATCTTGTTTTTTTCAAGCAATTTAAAAATACACCGTTAACGTTTATTGGTTTGTTTATCGGCTTTGCGGGTGTTGCAATTGTGTTTTATGAAAATGCTTTTCACGAACAACCGGAAGGTTATGCACTCGGTATCATCTATGGTTTTATTGCAATGATCGGCTGGAGTATCGGAACCATTTTTATTACAAGAAACAAATACAATATCAATCCGTATTACGCAATGGGTTGGCAAATGTTTCTCAGTTCTTTTATGATCTTTGCGCTTGCAAAAATTACCAATCAGAATATTCCTATAAATGAAGTTTCGCTGAAAACATGGGGCGCCATTGCATACCTTATTATCATGGGTTCTATATTCGCGTTTGCTGCATTTATTTATTCCATAAAATATTTGCCAACTGCCATCGCATCGCTCTATGCTTACATTAATCCAATCGTTGCCATGTTATTCGGCACGTTAATTCTGGATGAGCCACTCACAATAAATTTATTACTTGGCGCAATCGTTACATTGGTTGGTGTGTATATTGTAAACTACAGTGTAAAGAAGACATAA
- a CDS encoding polysaccharide deacetylase family protein, protein MKILLYSTQISTRLSYIIDFFSKQINDEIIITNDADLFQQTDAIKINYSSSSVTQRELWIQPHALLFENNIQQQKAECFQWNDLKFFFKSGGDIPFDIFSASFYLLARYEEYLPHEKDMYSRYAHPNSLAFKEDFLHLPLINLWIEEFKKMLKQKFSTFKIYHSSFTFLPTYDIDIAYAFRNHPFLKNTLGLSKDLGTANFKSYFQRFFAMIGLGGDPFDTYQWLDELHVKYNLQPYYFFLLAENRKGYDKNLSPYTNAMQGLIKTHNAKYSVGIHPSWQSGDDENILKKEISIFKNITGKAVTMSRQHYIRMTLPQTYRLLIDNQIKNDFSMGYGSINGFRASVASSFCWYDLEKEEQTPLLVHPFCFMEANSYFEQHYTAKQAAAELQQYHDVIKSVDGDLITIFHNHFVTEQKEWLPWRNMYADFLKRNFG, encoded by the coding sequence ATGAAAATACTTCTTTACTCCACACAAATAAGTACAAGGCTTTCTTACATCATTGATTTTTTCAGCAAACAGATCAATGATGAAATTATTATTACAAATGATGCCGACCTGTTTCAGCAAACCGATGCTATAAAGATAAATTATTCATCTTCTTCTGTAACTCAACGGGAGCTTTGGATTCAACCTCATGCGTTGTTATTTGAAAATAATATTCAACAACAGAAAGCTGAATGTTTTCAATGGAATGATCTGAAATTTTTTTTTAAATCTGGTGGTGATATTCCATTCGATATTTTTTCTGCTTCATTTTATTTGCTGGCACGCTACGAAGAATATCTGCCGCATGAAAAAGATATGTATAGCAGGTATGCGCATCCAAATAGCTTAGCTTTTAAAGAAGATTTTTTGCATTTGCCTTTGATCAATTTATGGATTGAAGAATTTAAAAAAATGCTGAAGCAAAAATTTTCTACATTCAAGATTTATCATTCATCATTCACCTTTCTGCCAACTTATGACATTGATATAGCTTATGCATTCAGAAATCATCCCTTCTTAAAAAATACGCTTGGACTTTCAAAAGATCTTGGAACAGCAAACTTCAAAAGTTATTTTCAGCGTTTTTTTGCAATGATTGGGTTAGGTGGAGATCCCTTTGATACTTATCAATGGCTTGATGAATTGCATGTAAAATATAATCTACAACCATATTACTTTTTCCTGCTTGCAGAAAATAGAAAAGGCTATGATAAAAATCTTTCTCCATACACAAATGCAATGCAGGGTTTAATCAAAACTCATAATGCAAAATATAGTGTTGGCATTCACCCATCATGGCAAAGTGGTGACGATGAAAATATTTTGAAGAAAGAGATTTCTATTTTTAAAAATATCACGGGCAAAGCTGTTACAATGAGCCGTCAACATTATATAAGAATGACCTTGCCTCAAACTTATCGTTTGCTTATTGATAACCAAATCAAAAATGATTTTTCTATGGGATATGGCAGCATTAATGGTTTCAGGGCCTCTGTTGCATCTTCCTTTTGTTGGTATGACTTAGAAAAAGAAGAGCAAACACCTTTATTAGTTCATCCTTTCTGCTTCATGGAAGCCAACTCATATTTTGAACAACACTATACTGCGAAGCAAGCAGCGGCAGAATTACAGCAATATCATGATGTAATAAAATCTGTTGACGGTGATTTGATCACCATCTTTCACAATCACTTTGTAACGGAACAAAAAGAATGGCTTCCCTGGAGAAATATGTATGCAGATTTTTTAAAAAGAAATTTTGGCTGA